Proteins co-encoded in one Callospermophilus lateralis isolate mCalLat2 chromosome 2, mCalLat2.hap1, whole genome shotgun sequence genomic window:
- the LOC143389992 gene encoding olfactory receptor 4X2-like, translating into MANTYNVTEFIFLGLSPNQEVQKVCFVIFLLLYLAIFLGNSLIVLTVLTSRSLGSPMYFFLSYLSFVEICYSSTIAPKLISDLLAERKTISWWGCMTQIFFLHFFGGIEMFILTVMAYDRYVAICKPLNYTTIMNQQVCMVLVGMAWVGGFVHSLSQILLVFQLPFCGPNVIDHYFCDVLPLLQLACSDTLLIGLLIVANGGTLSVISFVVLLVSYAVILLHLRTQSSEGRRKALSTCGSHITVVMLFFVPCVFIYLRPSTTLPADKMVAMFYTVVTPLLNPVIYSLRNAEVKKAMRRLWTRTMKLDGHRG; encoded by the coding sequence ATGGCCAATACATACAACGTGACTGAATTCATTTTCCTGGGATTGTCTCCCAATCAGGAGGTGCAGAAAGTTTGCTTTGTGATTTTTCTGCTCTTGTACTTGGCGATTTTCCTGGGGAATTCCCTCATTGTGCTCACTGTCCTGACCAGCAGAAGTCTGGGatcccccatgtacttcttcctcagcTACCTGTCCTTTGTGGAGATCTGCTACTCCTCCACTATAGCCCCCAAACTCATCTCAGATctgctggctgagagaaaaaccaTATCCTGGTGGGGCTGCATGACACAGATTTTCTTCCTGCACTTCTTTGGGGGCATCGAAATGTTCATTCTCACagtgatggcctatgaccgctatgtggccatctgcaagcCCCTCAACTACACCACCATCATGAACCAGCAGGTGTGCATGGTCCTGGTGGGAATGGCATGGGTGGGGGGCTTTGTGCATTCCCTTTCCCAGATCCTTCTTGTGTTCCAACTGCCCTTCTGTGGCCCCAATGTGATTGACCACTATTTCTGTGATGTGCTCCCCTTGCTCCAACTGGCCTGCTCAGACACTCTCCTCATTGGTCTGCTGATTGTTGCTAATGGGGGGACCCTGTCTGTGATCAGCTTTGTGGTCCTCTTGGTGTCCTATGCGGTCATCCTGCTTCATCTGAGGACTCAGAGCTCTGAGGGGAGGCGCAAAGCCCTCTCCACCTGTGGGTCCCACATCACCGTGGTCATGCTGTtctttgtaccctgtgtcttcatCTATCTGAGGCCTTCGACCACTCTGCCTGCAGACAAGATGGTAGCCATGTTCTACACAGTGGTGACCCCACTCCTCAACCCTGTCATCTACTCCCTGAGAAATGCTGAGGTGAAGAAGGCCATGAGGAGGCTGTGGACCAGGACAATGAAACTAGATGGACATAGAGGCTGA
- the LOC143389969 gene encoding olfactory receptor 4X2-like has product MVNTHNVTEFIFLGLSPNREVQRICFVIFLLLYVAIVLGNSLIVLTVMTSRSMGSPMYFFLSYLSFVEICYSFTTALKLISDLLAERKTIPWWGCMTQLFFVHFFGGAEVFLLTVMAYDRYVAICKPLNYTTIMNQQVCMVLVGMAWVGGFVHSLSQILLVSHLPFCGPNVIDHYFCDVLPLLQLACSDTLLIGLLIVANGGTLSVISFVVIPQDPVPLMGKDILTKSGIMLSFSPHIRFHPDSPATPLILTLTLGALAFPYPLPSPVLWKGGTYHPDLEEHSH; this is encoded by the coding sequence ATGGTCAATACACACAATGTGACTGAATTCATTTTCCTGGGACTGTCTCCCAACCGGGAGGTGCAGAGGATTTGCTTTGTAATATTTCTGCTCTTGTACGTGGCGATTGTGCTGGGGAATTCCCTCATTGTGCTCACTGTCATGACCAGCAGAAGTATGGGatcccccatgtacttcttcctcagcTACCTGTCCTTCGTGGAGATCTGCTACTCCTTTACTACAGCCCTCAAACTCATCTCAGATCTGCTGGCTGAGAGGAAAACCATACCTTGGTGGGGCTGCATGACACAGCTTTTCTTCGTGCACTTCTTTGGGGGCGCTGAGGTTTTCCTGCTCACagtgatggcctatgaccgctatgtggccatctgcaagcCCCTCAACTACACCACCATCATGAACCAGCAGGTGTGTATGGTCCTGGTGGGAATGGCATGGGTGGGAGGCTTTGTGCATTCCCTTTCCCAGATCCTTCTCGTCTCCCACCTGCCCTTCTGTGGCCCCAATGTGATTGACCACTATTTCTGTGATGTGCTCCCCTTGCTCCAACTGGCCTGCTCAGACACTCTCCTCATTGGTCTGCTGATTGTTGCTAATGGGGGGACCCTGTCTGTGATCAGCTTTGTGGTCATTCCACAGGACCCTGTTCCCCTTATGGGAAAGGACATTCTCACAAAGTCGGGGATTATGCTTTCCTTCTCCCCTCATATACGCTTCCATCCAGACTCACCTGCCACTCCCCTGATCCTCACCCTGACCTTGGGAGCCCTGGCATTTCCATATCCCTTGCCATCCCCAGTCCTCTGGAAAGGTGGAACATACCACCCAGACCTTGAAGAACATTCTCACTAA
- the LOC143389981 gene encoding olfactory receptor 4X2-like, producing the protein MANTYNVTEFIFLGLSPNQEVQWVCFVIFLLLYLAIVLGNSLIVLTVVTSRSMGSPIYFFLSYLSFVEICYSSTTAPKLISDLLAERKTIPWWGCMTQLFFVHFFGGTEIFLLTVMAYDRYVAICKPLNYTTIMNQQVCMVLVGMAWVGGFVHSLSQILLVSHLPFCGPNVIDHYFCDVLPLLQLACSDTLLIGLLIVADAGTLSVISFVVLLVSYVVILLHLKTRSSEGRRKALSTCGSHITVVMLFFVPCVFIYLRPSTTLPADKMVAVFYTVVTPLLNPVIYSLRNAEVKKAMRRLWTRTMKLDGLRG; encoded by the coding sequence ATGGCTAATACATACAATGTGACTGAATTCATTTTCCTGGGACTGTCTCCTAATCAGGAGGTGCAGTGGGTTTGCTTTGTGATTTTTCTGCTCTTGTACTTGGCGATTGTGCTGGGGAATTCCCTCATTGTGCTCACTGTCGTGACCAGCAGAAGTATGGGATCCCCCATATACTTCTTCCTCAGCTACCTGTCCTTCGTGGAGATCTGCTACTCCTCTACTACAGCCCCCAAACTCATCTCAGATCTGCTGGCTGAGAGGAAAACCATACCTTGGTGGGGCTGCATGACACAGCTTTTCTTCGTGCACTTCTTTGGgggcactgagattttcctgctcacagtgatggcctatgaccgctatgtggccatctgcaagcCCCTCAACTACACCACCATCATGAACCAGCAGGTGTGTATGGTCCTGGTGGGAATGGCATGGGTGGGAGGCTTTGTGCATTCCCTTTCCCAGATCCTTCTCGTCTCCCACCTGCCCTTCTGTGGCCCCAATGTGATTGACCACTATTTCTGTGATGTGCTCCCCTTGCTCCAACTGGCCTGCTCAGACACTCTCCTCATTGGTCTGCTGATTGTTGCTGATGCGGGAACCTTGTCTGTGATCAGCTTTGTGGTCCTCTTGGTGTCCTATGTGGTCATCCTGCTTCATCTGAAGACTCGGAGCTCTGAGGGGAGGCGCAAAGCCCTCTCCACCTGTGGGTCCCACATCACCGTGGTCATGCTGTtctttgtaccctgtgtcttcatCTATCTGAGGCCTTCGACCACTCTGCCTGCAGACAAGATGGTGGCCGTGTTCTACACAGTGGTGACCCCACTCCTCAACCCTGTCATCTACTCCCTGAGAAATGCTGAGGTGAAGAAGGCCATGAGGAGGCTGTGGACCAGGACAATGAAACTAGATGGACTTAGAGGCTGA
- the LOC143389959 gene encoding olfactory receptor 4X2-like, producing MANTHNVTEFILLGLSPNQEVQRICFVIFLLLYMAIVLGNSLIVLTVMTSRSLGSPMYFFLSYLSFVEICYSSTTAPKLISDLLAEKKTIPWWGCMTQLFFMHFFGGAEIFLLTVMAYDRYVAICKPLNYTTIMNQQVCMVLVGMAWVGGFVHSLSQILLVSHLPFCGPNVIDHYFCDVLPLLQLACSDTLLIGLLIVANGGTLSVISFVVLLVSYAVILLHLRTRSSEGRRKALSTCGSHITVVMLFFVPCVFIYLRPSTTLPADKMVAVFYTVVTPLLNPVIYSLRNAEVKKAMRRLWTKKENGRKP from the exons ATGGCCAATACACACAATGTGACTGAATTCATTCTCTTGGGACTATCTCCCAATCAGGAGGTGCAGAGGATTTGCTTTGTGATTTTTCTGCTCTTGTACATGGCGATTGTCCTGGGGAATTCCCTCATTGTGCTCACTGTCATGACCAGCAGAAGTCTGGGatcccccatgtacttcttcctcagcTACCTGTCCTTCGTGGAGATCTGCTACTCCTCTACTACAGCCCCCAAACTCATCTCAGATCTGCTGGCTGAGAAGAAAACTATACCTTGGTGGGGCTGCATGACACAGCTTTTCTTCATGCACTTCTTTGGGGGTGCTGAGATTTTCCTGCTCACagtgatggcctatgaccgctatgtggccatctgcaagcCCCTCAACTACACCACCATCATGAACCAGCAGGTGTGTATGGTCCTGGTGGGAATGGCATGGGTGGGAGGCTTTGTGCATTCCCTTTCCCAGATCCTTCTCGTCTCCCACCTGCCCTTCTGTGGCCCCAATGTGATTGACCACTATTTCTGTGATGTGCTCCCCTTGCTCCAACTGGCCTGCTCAGACACTCTCCTCATTGGTCTGCTGATTGTTGCTAATGGGGGGACCCTGTCTGTGATCAGCTTTGTGGTCCTCTTGGTGTCCTATGCAGTCATCCTGCTTCATCTGAGGACTCGGAGCTCTGAGGGGAGGCGCAAAGCCCTCTCCACCTGTGGGTCCCACATCACCGTGGTCATGTTGTtctttgtaccctgtgtcttcatCTATCTGAGGCCTTCGACCACTCTGCCTGCAGACAAGATGGTAGCCGTGTTCTACACAGTGGTGACCCCACTCCTCAACCCTGTCATCTACTCCCTGAGAAATGCTGAGGTGAAGAAGGCCATGAGGAGGCTGTGGAC aaagaaagaaaatggtaggaaaccatga